The proteins below are encoded in one region of Ereboglobus luteus:
- a CDS encoding HlyD family secretion protein, which translates to MTQKASAKPVRYKVLAVILLLGIAAILAVGIRLSSKPIPSQIQGMIDTDEIRVAAKAPGRLETVLAAEGDSVRAGQILFTLSNAELDAKLREVSALETSVKALQAKAEKGAQDEDIASARAVWQAHQAAADVAAKTAERLKRLFSEGVISEQKRDEAVANAAATAESAEAARKQYEKALAGTRVEDKAAVDAQVAQAGAAVAAVKSLEEELKTPAPIDGQITKRYANVGEIVPPGFPVFSMINPDDLWVSFNVRENQFSGMEIGKIVEGSVPALDGKRMQFKVYFISPQGAFATWRAVRQSEGYDVKTFEIRARPVSVADSEKGKLRPGMSVLFDWPQGGR; encoded by the coding sequence ATGACTCAAAAAGCCTCAGCAAAACCCGTTCGCTACAAAGTGCTCGCCGTGATCTTGCTTCTCGGCATCGCGGCCATACTTGCCGTCGGCATCCGGCTTTCGTCGAAGCCGATCCCCTCGCAGATACAGGGCATGATTGACACCGACGAAATCCGCGTCGCGGCCAAGGCACCCGGGCGACTCGAAACCGTGCTCGCCGCCGAGGGCGACAGCGTTCGCGCGGGGCAAATCCTGTTCACGCTTTCCAATGCCGAGCTCGACGCAAAACTCCGCGAGGTAAGCGCGCTCGAAACTTCGGTGAAGGCGCTTCAGGCGAAGGCGGAAAAGGGCGCGCAGGACGAGGACATTGCCTCGGCCAGGGCCGTCTGGCAGGCGCACCAGGCCGCCGCGGATGTGGCGGCCAAAACCGCGGAACGGTTGAAAAGATTGTTTTCCGAGGGCGTGATCTCGGAGCAGAAACGCGACGAGGCCGTGGCAAACGCGGCCGCGACCGCCGAGTCGGCGGAGGCCGCGCGCAAGCAATACGAAAAGGCGCTCGCGGGCACGCGCGTTGAGGACAAGGCGGCGGTCGATGCGCAAGTCGCGCAGGCCGGCGCTGCGGTTGCCGCGGTGAAATCGCTGGAGGAGGAATTGAAAACGCCTGCGCCGATCGACGGGCAGATCACGAAGCGTTACGCGAATGTCGGCGAAATCGTGCCGCCGGGATTTCCCGTGTTTTCGATGATAAACCCCGACGACTTGTGGGTGTCGTTTAATGTGCGCGAGAATCAATTCTCTGGAATGGAGATCGGCAAAATCGTGGAGGGCTCCGTGCCCGCGCTCGACGGAAAGCGCATGCAATTCAAGGTGTATTTCATCAGCCCGCAGGGCGCGTTTGCGACGTGGCGCGCCGTGCGCCAGTCGGAGGGATATGATGTGAAGACTTTTGAGATTCGCGCGCGGCCGGTGAGCGTCGCGGATTCCGAAAAGGGAAAACTGAGGCCGGGCATGAGCGTGCTGTTCGACTGGCCGCAAGGCGGGCGCTGA
- the ilvN gene encoding acetolactate synthase small subunit, with the protein MRHTISVLVENKFGVLARVAGMFSGRGFNIDTLNVAPTHDPALSRITAVLMGDESSLDMVIKQLRKLVNVVEVIDFEEGQSVNRELLIAKVKADRKTRAEIIQICGIFRAKIVNVGRSDVIIEITGDETKLAAFLGLIQDFGIIELARTGMLALKR; encoded by the coding sequence ATGCGACACACGATCTCAGTCCTCGTTGAAAACAAGTTCGGCGTTCTCGCGCGCGTAGCCGGAATGTTCAGCGGCCGCGGTTTCAACATCGACACGCTCAACGTCGCGCCCACGCACGACCCCGCGCTTTCGCGCATCACCGCCGTCCTCATGGGCGACGAATCCTCGCTCGACATGGTGATCAAGCAACTGCGCAAACTCGTGAACGTCGTCGAGGTGATCGACTTCGAGGAAGGTCAGTCCGTGAATCGCGAGCTGCTCATCGCCAAGGTGAAGGCCGACCGCAAGACACGCGCCGAGATCATTCAGATTTGCGGCATCTTTCGCGCGAAGATCGTCAACGTCGGGCGAAGCGATGTGATCATCGAGATCACCGGCGACGAGACCAAGCTGGCCGCGTTTCTCGGCCTCATCCAGGATTTCGGCATCATCGAACTTGCCCGCACCGGCATGCTCGCATTGAAACGCTGA
- a CDS encoding 3-ketoacyl-ACP reductase, which yields MPNPPVPVILVTGASRGLGRGIAVQLATAGCSVAINYAGNLDAANETAALCRAAAPNPAAQRFIPVQADISSADDRRRLVSETLAQLGRVDALVNNAGIAPKIRADITEATEESFEHLIRTNLQGPYFLTQAIASHWLTEPRPECALPSGFKIIYVTSTSANTASISRGDYCISKAGLAMAAQLWAIRLAPENIQVVELRPGIMATDMTSTVKTKYDQFLADGNVPQNRWGTPEDVGLAVRAVIEGRLPFSTGAVIPIDGGFTLRKL from the coding sequence ATGCCCAATCCCCCCGTTCCCGTCATCCTCGTCACCGGAGCCAGTCGCGGCCTGGGCCGCGGCATCGCCGTCCAGCTTGCGACCGCCGGCTGCTCCGTCGCCATCAACTACGCGGGCAACCTCGACGCCGCCAACGAAACCGCCGCGCTCTGCCGCGCCGCCGCGCCAAACCCAGCCGCGCAACGTTTTATCCCCGTCCAGGCCGACATCTCCAGCGCCGACGACCGCCGTCGCCTCGTCTCCGAAACACTCGCGCAACTCGGCCGCGTCGACGCCCTCGTGAACAACGCCGGCATCGCGCCAAAAATCCGCGCCGACATCACGGAAGCCACCGAGGAATCCTTCGAGCACCTCATCCGCACAAACCTGCAAGGCCCGTATTTTCTCACGCAAGCGATCGCCAGTCACTGGCTCACCGAGCCGCGCCCCGAATGCGCGCTCCCAAGTGGTTTTAAAATTATCTACGTCACATCGACATCGGCCAACACCGCGTCGATTTCGCGCGGCGATTATTGCATTTCAAAGGCGGGCCTCGCGATGGCCGCGCAACTCTGGGCGATCCGCCTCGCGCCGGAAAACATCCAGGTCGTCGAGCTGCGCCCCGGCATCATGGCGACCGACATGACCAGCACGGTGAAAACCAAATACGACCAGTTCCTCGCCGACGGCAACGTCCCGCAAAACCGCTGGGGCACGCCCGAGGATGTCGGCCTCGCCGTGCGCGCCGTGATCGAAGGCCGGCTCCCGTTTTCCACCGGCGCGGTCATCCCCATCGACGGCGGCTTCACCCTCCGAAAACTCTGA
- a CDS encoding helix-turn-helix domain-containing protein, with protein MTMTRFRSLLIDKAGVRMPGLHVMRFALHRHMPEHASVELHKHAWSQVLFYMDGRGVQMLRNAEARIEPGSLVVLPPGAPHAFRREKARAPLCLMIDFQMKGARAHRADVCGLGRSELAEVQRHLAHLLRLYDGAGKAFRWECVPVMLQLLVMFLRAAGWIARLRPAQADELGSGAAVRQLLAKMDKNAALAQVVKQSGYQRDYLNRLVKRETGLTLGRYRAQQRLARAKELLAQGVRVSEVAAETGLPDQSYFARWFKKQTGRMPSAWARRKE; from the coding sequence ATGACGATGACGCGTTTTCGCTCACTCCTTATCGACAAGGCCGGCGTGCGGATGCCGGGGTTGCATGTGATGCGGTTTGCGCTGCACAGGCACATGCCGGAGCACGCGTCGGTCGAGCTGCACAAACACGCGTGGAGCCAGGTGCTGTTTTACATGGACGGGCGGGGCGTGCAGATGTTGCGCAACGCGGAGGCGCGGATCGAGCCGGGCTCGCTCGTGGTGCTGCCGCCCGGCGCGCCGCATGCGTTTCGGAGGGAGAAGGCGCGCGCGCCGCTGTGCCTGATGATCGATTTTCAGATGAAGGGCGCGCGCGCTCATCGGGCGGACGTGTGCGGCCTGGGTCGCTCGGAACTTGCGGAGGTGCAGCGGCACCTGGCGCATTTGCTCAGGCTATACGACGGCGCGGGGAAGGCGTTTCGATGGGAATGTGTGCCGGTGATGCTACAATTGCTGGTGATGTTTTTGCGCGCGGCGGGCTGGATTGCGCGCCTGCGGCCCGCGCAGGCGGACGAGCTCGGGAGCGGCGCGGCGGTCAGGCAATTGCTCGCGAAGATGGACAAGAATGCGGCCCTCGCGCAGGTCGTGAAACAGAGCGGTTATCAGCGCGATTATTTGAACCGGCTCGTGAAGCGTGAGACGGGGCTGACGCTGGGGCGATACCGCGCGCAGCAACGGCTGGCGCGCGCAAAGGAGTTGCTGGCGCAGGGCGTGCGCGTGAGCGAGGTGGCCGCCGAGACGGGTTTGCCCGACCAGAGTTATTTTGCGCGCTGGTTCAAGAAACAGACGGGGCGGATGCCCTCGGCTTGGGCTCGGAGGAAGGAATGA
- the ilvC gene encoding ketol-acid reductoisomerase, with protein sequence MPAKVYTDKDADLGVFKNKTLAVLGYGSQGHAHALNLKDSGCKVVIGLYPGSKSRAVAAQQGFKVLDTGEAVRTADVIMVALPDMKQAAVYEKDILPNLSKGKTLIFTHGLAVHFKLIKLHPEIDCVMVAPKGPGHMVRRLYTEGKGMPALIAVAQDKSRKAKKTALAWAKGIGSTRAGVLQTTFKEECETDLFGEQAVLCGGASALVQAGFEVLVEAGYQPEMAYFECLHELKLICDLMYESGIAGMRFSISETAKYGDITRGPRVVNAKTKAEMKKILKEIQNGTFVKQWVAEYKGGLKKYNALLKKGEKHLIEKTGSRLRSMMPWMSKKNLKGVQASY encoded by the coding sequence ATGCCTGCAAAAGTATACACCGACAAAGACGCCGATCTCGGCGTGTTCAAAAACAAAACCCTCGCCGTTCTCGGCTACGGTTCCCAAGGCCACGCGCACGCGCTTAACCTCAAGGACTCCGGTTGCAAAGTCGTCATCGGCCTTTATCCCGGCAGCAAGTCGCGCGCCGTCGCCGCGCAGCAAGGTTTCAAGGTGCTCGACACCGGTGAGGCCGTTCGCACCGCCGACGTCATCATGGTCGCGCTTCCCGACATGAAGCAGGCCGCCGTTTACGAAAAGGACATCCTCCCGAATCTCTCGAAGGGCAAGACGCTCATCTTCACGCACGGCCTCGCCGTCCACTTCAAGCTCATCAAGCTGCATCCCGAGATCGACTGCGTGATGGTCGCGCCGAAAGGCCCCGGCCACATGGTGCGCCGCCTTTACACCGAAGGAAAGGGCATGCCCGCGCTCATTGCCGTTGCGCAGGACAAGTCCAGAAAAGCCAAGAAAACCGCGCTCGCCTGGGCCAAGGGAATCGGCTCCACGCGCGCCGGCGTTCTCCAGACCACCTTCAAGGAAGAGTGCGAAACCGACCTCTTCGGCGAGCAAGCCGTTCTCTGCGGCGGCGCCAGCGCGCTCGTCCAGGCCGGATTCGAAGTGCTCGTCGAGGCCGGCTACCAGCCCGAGATGGCCTACTTCGAGTGCTTGCACGAACTGAAACTCATCTGCGACCTCATGTATGAGTCCGGCATCGCCGGCATGCGCTTCTCGATTTCCGAGACCGCGAAATACGGCGACATCACCCGCGGCCCCCGCGTCGTGAACGCGAAGACGAAGGCCGAGATGAAGAAGATTTTGAAGGAAATCCAGAACGGCACGTTCGTGAAACAGTGGGTCGCCGAATACAAGGGCGGCCTCAAGAAATACAACGCGCTGCTCAAGAAGGGTGAGAAGCACCTCATCGAGAAGACCGGCTCCCGCCTTCGCAGCATGATGCCCTGGATGTCCAAGAAAAACCTCAAGGGCGTTCAGGCCTCCTACTAA
- a CDS encoding glycosyl hydrolase, which translates to MKLDTTLTPRALAADTARLFSTAAKKITLLNRAWNPDKGTPVFTVEGRYTSRGWTEWTQGFQFGMPILQYAATGEKKFLALGRENTRRHMAGHVSHIGVHDHGFNNVSTYGNLLHLARAGLAPATAGDIDFYELAIKISGAVQAARWTDLPDGTGYIYSFNGPHSLFSDTVRSLRALALSHRLGHVLMGERDRRISLLERLIKHAGTTARYNVYYGKNRDAYDIRGRVVHESIFNTNDGSYRCPSTQQGYSPFTTWTRGLSWILCGYAEQLEFLSTLSDAEFKPHGGKARVLASFLETACATADFHIGQTPTDGIPYWDTGAPGLAHMGDYLNRPADPFNDHEPVDSSAAAISAQGLIRLANYLAKKKPKLAARYLAAGLTTARTLFSEPYLSTATKHEGLLLHSIYHRPNGWDHTPAGSKIPCGESCMWGDYHAMELALLIQRMAEGKYYTFFSF; encoded by the coding sequence ATCAAACTCGACACAACCCTCACCCCGCGCGCACTCGCCGCCGACACCGCGCGCCTTTTCTCCACCGCCGCAAAAAAAATCACGCTCCTCAACCGCGCGTGGAATCCCGACAAGGGCACGCCCGTTTTCACCGTCGAGGGACGCTACACCTCGCGCGGCTGGACCGAGTGGACGCAGGGCTTTCAGTTCGGCATGCCCATCCTGCAATACGCGGCCACCGGTGAGAAAAAATTCCTCGCGCTCGGCCGCGAAAACACGCGCCGCCACATGGCCGGTCACGTCAGCCACATCGGCGTGCACGACCACGGTTTTAACAACGTTTCCACCTACGGCAACCTGCTCCACCTCGCCCGCGCCGGACTCGCGCCCGCGACCGCCGGCGACATCGATTTTTATGAGCTCGCCATCAAAATAAGCGGCGCTGTGCAAGCCGCGCGCTGGACCGACCTGCCCGACGGCACCGGTTACATTTATTCCTTCAACGGCCCGCACTCGCTCTTCTCCGACACCGTGCGCTCGCTCCGCGCGCTCGCACTCTCGCACCGCCTCGGCCACGTTCTCATGGGCGAGCGCGACCGGCGCATTTCGTTGCTCGAACGCCTCATCAAACACGCCGGCACCACCGCGCGTTACAACGTCTATTACGGCAAAAATCGCGACGCCTACGACATCCGCGGACGCGTCGTGCACGAATCCATTTTCAACACCAACGACGGCTCCTACCGCTGCCCCAGCACGCAACAAGGCTACTCTCCCTTCACCACGTGGACGCGCGGCCTCTCGTGGATTCTCTGCGGTTACGCCGAGCAACTTGAGTTTCTCTCCACGCTTTCCGACGCCGAGTTCAAACCCCACGGCGGCAAGGCGCGCGTCCTCGCATCGTTCCTCGAAACCGCCTGCGCCACGGCCGATTTCCACATCGGGCAAACTCCGACCGACGGCATTCCGTATTGGGACACTGGCGCGCCCGGCCTCGCGCACATGGGCGATTACCTCAACCGCCCCGCCGATCCCTTCAACGACCACGAACCCGTTGACAGCTCCGCCGCCGCCATCTCCGCGCAAGGCCTCATCCGCCTCGCAAACTATCTCGCAAAAAAGAAACCCAAGCTCGCCGCCCGCTATCTCGCCGCCGGCCTGACAACCGCCCGGACACTTTTCAGCGAACCGTATCTCTCCACCGCGACCAAGCACGAGGGCCTTCTCCTCCACAGCATCTACCACCGTCCCAACGGCTGGGATCACACACCCGCCGGAAGCAAAATTCCCTGCGGCGAATCTTGCATGTGGGGCGATTACCACGCCATGGAACTCGCCCTCCTCATCCAGCGCATGGCCGAAGGCAAATATTACACGTTCTTCAGTTTCTAA
- a CDS encoding ABC transporter permease, which produces MVTWVPVVAIVWFGLVFSESSPRQLPVLVADADQSAMSRQLVRLLQASPVAGVVRVSDNFEDIREAVRKREAYAAVFIPAGAERDVARGEQAHIYSYYNTLYYSSANLIQRDLASAVSQLNTNLSAARAGGVTNRAVDGAQAFGAPLSVQVAFLYNAANSYEWALGGSLIPVILLVIMGNALMVSLVGDLGPERRAAWVADAGGSMVFAIVCKVIFYALVFTVIGTLGVLWMRWRGWPVNGSMGVIVAAQMLLFLGNGAVCVLIAGVARKNLLFALSAINFYTGGGISFGDILFPVNTSPWYTRLISEIMPYTTYMQVQTQQMQMGSPPGDSLWFLCKLGLFAMIVLLAGLLALRVSLAFGDRKRARDDADLPSADNKNNIVRGGFFRGARIVAQAIKAEFSVAVLLFVATVLYTFYYPAAYVEQVSSRLPVAVVDLDNSAQSRKLLRKVMALKAAEVAARPASFEDARRLVERREVDGILLIDENFGRDALSGRTGRLSIYGNNAFIVRCSVLLNALGEAAQDAALDIAEPQLLQAGIGADAAAARMLPARIVPRPLFNTREGYGSFAVPAVAQLVVHQATIFGILMIFGWRRQRSEEAGLRVPAMHWREFFGMFGALFLIALMNAMWVNGHCLWLHDYPRAANVGGMLVYMVAYASAIVAVAFFAGGFVDRTERALQFFTFTSMPIFFALGVSWPPEAMPASVRAVCQLVPAMPGVAAFTKLGQMGATLPEARGEILHLMIIAVVCTALAWMRLGREGSGAKSREG; this is translated from the coding sequence CTGGTCACCTGGGTGCCGGTGGTGGCGATTGTCTGGTTCGGGCTTGTGTTTTCGGAAAGCTCGCCGCGCCAGCTGCCGGTGCTCGTCGCGGACGCGGACCAGTCGGCGATGAGCCGGCAGCTCGTGCGTTTGTTGCAGGCTTCGCCGGTTGCGGGCGTGGTGCGTGTCAGCGATAATTTCGAGGACATTCGCGAGGCGGTGCGCAAGCGCGAGGCTTACGCGGCGGTGTTTATTCCCGCGGGGGCGGAGCGGGATGTCGCGCGCGGCGAGCAGGCTCACATCTACTCGTATTACAACACGCTTTATTACTCGTCGGCGAATCTCATCCAGCGTGACCTGGCGTCGGCGGTTTCCCAGTTGAACACGAACTTGTCGGCGGCGCGCGCGGGCGGGGTGACGAATCGCGCGGTCGATGGCGCGCAGGCGTTTGGCGCGCCGCTTTCCGTGCAGGTCGCGTTTTTATACAACGCGGCGAACAGCTATGAATGGGCGCTGGGCGGAAGCCTGATCCCCGTGATTTTGCTCGTGATCATGGGCAACGCGCTGATGGTTTCGCTGGTCGGGGACTTGGGGCCGGAGCGGCGCGCGGCGTGGGTGGCGGACGCGGGCGGAAGCATGGTTTTCGCGATTGTCTGCAAGGTGATTTTTTACGCGCTGGTGTTTACTGTGATCGGGACGCTGGGCGTGTTGTGGATGCGCTGGCGCGGCTGGCCGGTGAACGGAAGCATGGGCGTGATTGTCGCGGCACAGATGCTGTTGTTTCTTGGGAACGGCGCGGTGTGCGTTCTGATTGCCGGGGTCGCGCGCAAGAACCTGCTCTTTGCGTTGAGCGCGATCAACTTTTACACGGGCGGCGGCATTTCGTTTGGCGACATCCTTTTCCCGGTCAACACATCGCCGTGGTATACCAGGTTGATCAGCGAGATCATGCCCTACACGACCTACATGCAGGTGCAGACGCAGCAGATGCAAATGGGCTCGCCGCCGGGTGATTCGCTTTGGTTTTTGTGCAAGCTCGGGCTGTTCGCGATGATCGTGTTACTGGCGGGGTTGCTGGCGTTGCGCGTGTCGCTTGCATTTGGCGACCGGAAGCGCGCGCGCGACGACGCGGATTTGCCTTCGGCGGACAATAAAAACAATATTGTGCGCGGCGGTTTTTTTCGGGGCGCGCGGATTGTCGCGCAGGCGATCAAGGCCGAGTTCAGCGTCGCCGTGCTGCTGTTTGTCGCGACGGTTTTGTATACATTCTATTATCCCGCCGCCTACGTGGAGCAGGTTTCGTCGCGCTTGCCGGTGGCCGTGGTTGATTTGGACAACAGCGCGCAGAGCCGGAAACTGCTGCGAAAAGTCATGGCGCTGAAAGCCGCTGAGGTGGCGGCGCGGCCGGCGTCCTTTGAGGACGCGCGAAGGCTGGTCGAGCGTCGCGAGGTGGACGGCATTTTGTTGATCGACGAAAACTTCGGGCGTGACGCGCTTTCGGGGCGGACGGGGCGGCTGTCGATTTACGGCAACAATGCGTTCATCGTTCGTTGCTCGGTGCTGCTCAACGCGCTTGGCGAGGCCGCGCAGGACGCGGCGCTGGATATCGCGGAGCCGCAACTGTTGCAGGCGGGCATCGGGGCGGACGCCGCGGCGGCGCGCATGCTGCCCGCGCGCATCGTGCCGAGGCCGCTTTTCAACACGCGCGAGGGTTATGGCAGTTTTGCCGTGCCCGCCGTCGCGCAACTGGTCGTGCACCAGGCGACGATTTTTGGCATTCTCATGATCTTTGGCTGGCGCAGGCAGCGCTCGGAGGAGGCGGGCCTTCGCGTGCCGGCGATGCACTGGCGCGAGTTTTTTGGAATGTTTGGCGCCTTGTTTCTCATCGCCCTGATGAACGCGATGTGGGTGAACGGCCACTGCCTGTGGCTGCATGATTATCCGCGCGCCGCCAATGTCGGCGGGATGTTAGTTTACATGGTGGCGTATGCGTCCGCCATCGTCGCGGTGGCGTTTTTTGCGGGGGGATTTGTGGATCGCACCGAGCGGGCATTGCAGTTTTTCACGTTCACCTCGATGCCGATATTTTTTGCGCTGGGAGTGTCGTGGCCGCCCGAGGCGATGCCGGCGTCGGTGCGCGCGGTGTGCCAGCTTGTTCCGGCGATGCCGGGGGTCGCGGCATTCACCAAGCTTGGGCAAATGGGCGCGACATTGCCCGAGGCGCGCGGCGAAATCCTGCACCTGATGATAATCGCCGTGGTGTGCACCGCGCTCGCATGGATGCGCCTGGGGCGCGAAGGGTCGGGGGCGAAAAGCAGGGAGGGATAG
- a CDS encoding CTP synthase, with protein sequence MKYIFVTGGVVSSLGKGLTAAALGALLEQRGLKVRMQKFDPYLNVDPGTMSPFQHGEVYVLEDGAETDLDLGHYERFTSGKLSRLNSMSSGQIYENVIQKERQGAYLGNTVQVIPHVTNEIKERIYQSTKDVDVLITEIGGTTGDIEGLPFVEALRQFALEVGRNDCIFIHVTLVPFLQAAGELKTKPTQQSVAKLREIGIQPHIIACRCEHPLDASLRGKISLFCNVPVKAVVQCADVSSIYELPLALQKEGLDDLVIELFGLTEKHPRPAKNIWQQIVRRIKNPAHEVTIGVVGKYIELQDAYKSVYESITHGGIANNCKVNIVRIDAEELDSKNAPKKLKGLDGILVPGGFGDRGTDGKIAAARYARENNIPYYGLCLGLQIAVIEFARNVLKLDDVNSTEFAPDCTNPVINLMEEQKKVIDKGATMRLGSYDCALTPGTLAAKAYKQSKVRERHRHRFEVNNAYIDQLHRAGMIVSGINPRRNLVEIVEIKNHPWFLAVQFHPEFQSKPNQPHPLFAAFIGAAVKHAKKAKPAAKKNTRGK encoded by the coding sequence ATGAAATACATTTTTGTAACTGGTGGTGTTGTATCTTCACTTGGCAAAGGCCTCACGGCTGCTGCTCTCGGAGCGCTTCTCGAACAGCGCGGCCTCAAAGTCCGCATGCAAAAGTTCGACCCCTACCTCAACGTCGATCCGGGCACCATGAGCCCGTTCCAACACGGCGAGGTTTACGTGCTTGAGGACGGCGCGGAAACCGACCTCGACCTCGGCCACTACGAGCGCTTCACCAGCGGCAAGCTCTCCCGCCTCAACAGCATGAGCTCCGGCCAGATTTACGAAAACGTGATCCAAAAGGAACGCCAGGGCGCCTACCTCGGCAACACCGTCCAGGTCATCCCGCACGTCACCAACGAAATCAAGGAGCGCATCTACCAATCCACCAAGGACGTCGATGTGCTCATCACCGAAATCGGCGGCACCACCGGCGACATCGAGGGCCTGCCCTTCGTCGAGGCGCTCCGCCAGTTCGCCCTCGAAGTGGGGCGCAACGACTGCATTTTCATCCACGTCACGCTCGTCCCCTTCCTCCAGGCCGCCGGCGAACTCAAGACCAAGCCCACGCAGCAATCCGTCGCCAAGCTGCGCGAAATCGGCATCCAGCCGCACATCATCGCCTGCCGTTGCGAGCACCCGCTCGACGCCAGCCTGCGCGGAAAAATTTCCCTTTTCTGCAACGTCCCCGTCAAGGCCGTCGTCCAGTGCGCCGACGTTTCCTCGATCTACGAACTCCCTCTCGCGCTTCAAAAAGAGGGCCTCGACGACCTTGTGATCGAACTCTTCGGCCTCACCGAAAAACATCCGCGCCCGGCCAAGAACATCTGGCAGCAAATCGTGCGCCGCATCAAAAACCCCGCTCACGAAGTCACCATCGGCGTCGTCGGCAAATACATCGAGCTTCAGGACGCCTACAAATCCGTTTACGAATCCATCACCCACGGCGGCATCGCCAACAACTGCAAGGTCAACATCGTCCGCATCGACGCCGAGGAGCTCGACTCCAAAAACGCCCCGAAAAAACTCAAGGGCCTCGACGGCATTCTCGTGCCCGGCGGTTTCGGCGACCGGGGCACCGATGGCAAAATCGCCGCGGCCCGCTACGCCCGCGAAAACAACATTCCCTACTACGGCCTCTGCCTCGGCCTGCAAATCGCCGTCATCGAATTCGCCCGCAACGTCCTCAAGCTCGATGATGTCAACAGCACCGAGTTTGCGCCCGACTGCACCAACCCCGTCATCAACCTGATGGAGGAGCAGAAAAAGGTCATCGACAAGGGCGCGACCATGCGCCTCGGCAGCTACGACTGCGCGCTCACTCCCGGCACGCTCGCGGCCAAGGCCTACAAACAGTCCAAGGTTCGCGAACGCCACCGCCACCGTTTCGAGGTCAACAACGCCTACATCGACCAGCTCCACCGCGCCGGCATGATTGTCAGCGGCATCAATCCCCGCCGAAACCTCGTCGAAATCGTCGAGATCAAAAACCACCCCTGGTTTCTCGCGGTGCAGTTCCATCCCGAGTTTCAATCGAAGCCGAACCAGCCGCACCCGCTCTTCGCCGCATTCATCGGCGCCGCGGTGAAGCACGCCAAGAAAGCAAAACCCGCCGCAAAGAAAAACACGCGCGGAAAGTAA